One region of Oceanibaculum indicum P24 genomic DNA includes:
- a CDS encoding GIY-YIG nuclease family protein, with product MPYYTYILASKPGGTLYIGTTNDLIRRIHEHREAAVPGFTKRYKIHHLVYFEEHATSEQAIRREKRLKTWLRIWKVQLIETDNPDWNDLYPLLL from the coding sequence ATGCCCTATTACACCTACATCCTCGCCAGCAAACCGGGCGGCACGCTCTATATCGGCACGACCAACGACCTCATCCGCCGTATCCACGAGCATCGCGAAGCGGCCGTACCCGGCTTCACCAAACGCTATAAAATCCACCATCTCGTCTATTTCGAGGAACACGCCACCTCCGAGCAGGCGATCCGTCGGGAGAAACGTCTGAAGACCTGGTTGCGGATCTGGAAGGTGCAGTTGATTGAAACGGACAATCCGGACTGGAATGATCTGTATCCCTTACTGCTCTGA